A stretch of the Danio rerio strain Tuebingen ecotype United States chromosome 18, GRCz12tu, whole genome shotgun sequence genome encodes the following:
- the miox gene encoding inositol oxygenase: MRVVNMGPDPSLAYRPECHEKDKTEFRNFENGDLFDRVFNTYKLMHTHQTLDFVKQKHQVWSNCSHFSLSMMDSIDSLDELVDESDPDVDFPNSFHAFQTAEGIRREHPDKDWFQLVGLIHDVGKVMALYSEPQWAVVGDTYPVGCKFQNSIVFRNSTFEGNPDGKNPALNTEFGIYEPQCGLDKVLMSWGHDEYLYRVMKFNKCTIPEEGLYMIRFHSFYPWHSNGDYMHLCNEKDQQMLPWVKEFNKFDLYTKSTELPDVERLKPYYQSLIDKYCPGVLQW, encoded by the exons ATGAGGGTGGTAAACATG GGTCCAGACCCCTCTTTGGCATATCGACCTGAATGTCATGAGAAAGACAAAACTGAATTTAGGAACTTTGAG AATGGAGATCTGTTCGACCGAGTGTTTAACACATACAAGCtgatgcacacacaccaaacgctgGACTTTGTCAAGCAGAAG CACCAGGTGTGGTCGAACTGCAGTCACTTCAGCTTGTCCATGATGGACAGCATCGACTCCCTGGACGAGCTGGTGGATGAATCCGACCCTGATGTTGACTTTCCCAACTCCTTCCATGCGTTTCAGACGGCCGAGGGAATCCGCAGAGAGCATCCTGATAAAG ACTGGTTTCAGCTAGTTGGTCTGATCCATGATGTTGGAAAGGTCATGGCCTTGTATAGCGAGCCGCAG TGGGCTGTAGTTGGAGACACATACCCAGTGGGATGCAAGTTCCAGAATTCAATAGTGTTCAGAAACTCAACATTTGAAGGCAATCCAGATGGAAAGAACCCTGCACTCAA CACAGAATTTGGGATTTATGAACCCCAATGTGGCCTTGATAAGGTGCTGATGTCTTGGGGACATGATG AGTATCTATACCGGGTCATGAAGTTCAACAAATGCACAATACCTGAGGAG GGTCTTTACATGATCCGTTTCCACTCCTTCTACCCCTGGCATTCAAACGGCGACTACATGCACTTATGCAACGAAAAAGACCAGCAAATGCTGCCCTGGGTCAAAGAGTTTAA CAAGTTTGATTTGTACACCAAGAGCACTGAACTACCAGACGTGGAGAGGCTGAAGCCGTATTATCAGTCTCTCATTGATAAGTACTGCCCTGGGGTACTGCAGTGGTAA
- the miox gene encoding inositol oxygenase isoform X1 has translation MSLDLWGKAEHPEETHANTGRTCKLHTELPTDPAEAQTSDLFAGPDPSLAYRPECHEKDKTEFRNFENGDLFDRVFNTYKLMHTHQTLDFVKQKHQVWSNCSHFSLSMMDSIDSLDELVDESDPDVDFPNSFHAFQTAEGIRREHPDKDWFQLVGLIHDVGKVMALYSEPQWAVVGDTYPVGCKFQNSIVFRNSTFEGNPDGKNPALNTEFGIYEPQCGLDKVLMSWGHDEYLYRVMKFNKCTIPEEGLYMIRFHSFYPWHSNGDYMHLCNEKDQQMLPWVKEFNKFDLYTKSTELPDVERLKPYYQSLIDKYCPGVLQW, from the exons atgtcgttggacttgtggggaaaagcggagcacccggaggaaacccacgcaaacacggggagaacatgcaagctccacacagaattgccaactgatccagctgaggctcaaaccagcgacctttttgct GGTCCAGACCCCTCTTTGGCATATCGACCTGAATGTCATGAGAAAGACAAAACTGAATTTAGGAACTTTGAG AATGGAGATCTGTTCGACCGAGTGTTTAACACATACAAGCtgatgcacacacaccaaacgctgGACTTTGTCAAGCAGAAG CACCAGGTGTGGTCGAACTGCAGTCACTTCAGCTTGTCCATGATGGACAGCATCGACTCCCTGGACGAGCTGGTGGATGAATCCGACCCTGATGTTGACTTTCCCAACTCCTTCCATGCGTTTCAGACGGCCGAGGGAATCCGCAGAGAGCATCCTGATAAAG ACTGGTTTCAGCTAGTTGGTCTGATCCATGATGTTGGAAAGGTCATGGCCTTGTATAGCGAGCCGCAG TGGGCTGTAGTTGGAGACACATACCCAGTGGGATGCAAGTTCCAGAATTCAATAGTGTTCAGAAACTCAACATTTGAAGGCAATCCAGATGGAAAGAACCCTGCACTCAA CACAGAATTTGGGATTTATGAACCCCAATGTGGCCTTGATAAGGTGCTGATGTCTTGGGGACATGATG AGTATCTATACCGGGTCATGAAGTTCAACAAATGCACAATACCTGAGGAG GGTCTTTACATGATCCGTTTCCACTCCTTCTACCCCTGGCATTCAAACGGCGACTACATGCACTTATGCAACGAAAAAGACCAGCAAATGCTGCCCTGGGTCAAAGAGTTTAA CAAGTTTGATTTGTACACCAAGAGCACTGAACTACCAGACGTGGAGAGGCTGAAGCCGTATTATCAGTCTCTCATTGATAAGTACTGCCCTGGGGTACTGCAGTGGTAA